The following are from one region of the Acidobacteriota bacterium genome:
- a CDS encoding AIR synthase-related protein, producing the protein MNRIEKALMHALFVHLHHNIDKAVDFKAIDALNKKVGKLFPKALIVGPGDDAAAFKFPRTEGTYVGKMESHCSPCVPRPYDAAATGAGGAMRDVVAMGARPLFLMNFIGTKPLDEKVLVGPCGFDGKCRCGQCVEMTSGERVNLMFKGLKDMCRAMDVFIVGGGFSTSFSDIVPACVVSVIGKLAAPKPLTKPAKSAGDQIILFGRTGSDGNDTLYRAGLVKEMKPALALFKDERKVMEASLAAFKTGKIKACSDLGAAGVGAAVCESARYGGFGAHVDLAKVPLREKNLMPEEILICESQARMAVQVNRKDAALVLKTIRAKGVKAEVIGEINTDDKEVFEYKGKTVAVIPNRPTPAQMKALE; encoded by the coding sequence ATGAACAGAATCGAAAAAGCGCTGATGCACGCGCTGTTCGTGCATCTGCATCACAACATCGACAAGGCCGTCGACTTCAAGGCGATCGACGCCCTGAACAAAAAGGTCGGGAAGCTCTTTCCCAAGGCCCTGATTGTCGGTCCGGGCGACGACGCCGCCGCATTCAAATTCCCCCGCACAGAGGGAACCTATGTGGGCAAAATGGAGAGCCATTGCTCCCCCTGTGTGCCCCGGCCTTACGACGCCGCCGCGACGGGCGCCGGCGGGGCCATGCGCGATGTCGTGGCCATGGGCGCCCGTCCGCTCTTCCTGATGAACTTCATCGGCACCAAGCCGCTCGACGAAAAGGTCCTGGTCGGGCCCTGCGGGTTCGACGGCAAATGCCGCTGCGGACAATGCGTCGAAATGACCAGCGGGGAGAGGGTCAACCTGATGTTCAAAGGGCTTAAGGACATGTGCAGGGCCATGGACGTCTTTATCGTGGGCGGCGGATTCTCGACCTCGTTCTCCGATATCGTCCCGGCCTGCGTCGTGTCCGTGATCGGCAAACTGGCCGCGCCCAAACCGCTGACCAAACCGGCCAAGTCGGCCGGAGATCAGATCATTCTTTTCGGCCGGACGGGAAGCGACGGGAACGACACCCTGTACCGGGCCGGACTGGTCAAGGAAATGAAACCGGCCTTGGCGCTTTTCAAAGACGAACGGAAAGTGATGGAGGCCTCCCTGGCCGCTTTCAAAACCGGAAAGATCAAGGCCTGCTCCGACCTGGGAGCGGCCGGGGTCGGCGCCGCCGTCTGCGAGTCGGCCCGTTACGGCGGTTTCGGCGCGCATGTCGACCTGGCCAAGGTTCCCCTCCGGGAAAAGAACCTGATGCCCGAGGAGATCCTGATCTGTGAATCCCAGGCGCGGATGGCCGTCCAAGTCAACAGGAAAGATGCGGCCCTCGTTCTGAAAACGATCCGGGCCAAGGGCGTCAAGGCTGAGGTCATCGGCGAGATCAACACCGACGACAAGGAGGTCTTCGAATACAAGGGCAAAACCGTGGCCGTCATCCCCAACCGCCCGACGCCGGCCCAGATGAAGGCACTGGAATAG
- a CDS encoding AIR synthase-related protein yields MSKKQAGSEYARAGVDYTKIEPFKMAMVDIGRRTLAFPNRRGVFIEADSLGAHGVVYRYRGGEAHSWCMTQEGLGNKNWIAEWMYQHAGTGRTYYEGIGIDTALMAANDVICQGALPVIFTDEVAAGDSDWFNDEKRSRDLAESFFKACEMCGMALPAGESPALRYLIKAEPPVRSAPSLSGCVTGIIAPLDRMVTGDKLAAGDRILGAPSSGLHANGVSLVIKRALELKEAFLHVLPNGRTLGEEALIPTRSYVALVEALQESGIGIHGLLNGTGGGISKIAYAKNPFTYRVERWVEDIPPLFEFMRGIGVGLEDCLTTFNWGIGFYVFVPEAEAGRALDAGRKAGYDLLDLGGIEDGPRRVIFELEGLTLAAIE; encoded by the coding sequence GTGTCGAAAAAACAAGCGGGATCCGAATACGCCCGGGCCGGCGTGGATTACACAAAGATCGAGCCGTTCAAGATGGCCATGGTGGATATCGGGAGAAGGACGCTGGCCTTTCCGAACCGGCGCGGGGTTTTTATTGAGGCGGACAGTCTGGGCGCCCACGGCGTCGTCTATCGGTATCGCGGCGGCGAAGCCCATTCCTGGTGCATGACTCAGGAAGGCCTGGGAAACAAAAACTGGATCGCGGAGTGGATGTATCAGCATGCCGGAACCGGGCGAACTTATTACGAAGGCATCGGAATCGATACGGCCCTGATGGCGGCCAATGACGTCATCTGCCAGGGGGCTCTTCCGGTGATCTTTACGGACGAGGTGGCGGCGGGCGACAGCGATTGGTTCAACGACGAAAAGCGCAGTCGCGATCTGGCGGAGAGCTTCTTCAAGGCCTGCGAGATGTGCGGCATGGCCCTTCCGGCCGGAGAATCTCCGGCTCTGCGGTATCTGATCAAAGCCGAGCCGCCCGTCCGGAGCGCGCCCTCTCTTTCCGGTTGCGTGACCGGAATCATCGCTCCCCTGGACAGAATGGTGACGGGCGATAAGCTCGCAGCCGGGGACCGGATCCTCGGCGCGCCGTCCTCGGGGCTTCATGCCAACGGGGTGTCCCTGGTCATCAAGCGGGCGCTGGAACTCAAGGAGGCTTTCCTCCATGTCCTGCCAAACGGCCGGACCCTGGGTGAGGAGGCTCTCATTCCGACGCGGTCGTATGTCGCGCTCGTCGAGGCTCTCCAGGAAAGCGGCATCGGGATTCACGGCCTGCTCAACGGCACGGGCGGCGGGATTTCCAAGATCGCCTACGCCAAGAATCCGTTCACGTATCGCGTGGAGCGATGGGTGGAGGATATCCCGCCGCTTTTCGAATTCATGCGCGGGATCGGCGTCGGGCTGGAGGATTGCCTGACGACCTTCAACTGGGGGATCGGATTCTATGTTTTCGTTCCCGAAGCGGAGGCCGGACGAGCGCTGGATGCGGGCCGAAAGGCCGGCTATGATCTTCTTGACCTCGGCGGCATCGAGGACGGCCCGCGCCGGGTGATTTTCGAACTGGAAGGCCTGACCCTGGCGGCCATCGAGTGA